A window of Halopseudomonas sabulinigri genomic DNA:
AAACTCCCGCGAGATCGGCAGTGCACGGCCATCGACCCGGCGCAATTGATACTGGCCGGCGGTGCCGCTGACAAAGGGCGAGAGATAGCGCTCGAAGAACGCATCGGCGATGCCCTGGTCCTTGAAGAACGCGCGGAAGTCAGCCAGATCCACATCGCTGTCGGTATCCGTCGCGAAAGGGTAACGCTGGCGCAGGGAGGTGCGATAAGCGCTGTACAGCTCGGTCCGGTAGCGCTGGTTAAGGTACTGATGGGCATCGGACAACACCAGCATCCAGCCATCCTCCGCGACCAGCGATATCCAGTTGCTGACCGGGCTGGGCAGGTTGCCGGCGCTGCTGCGCACCTGGTTGATGGCGTCGCGCTGGCCCTGCATGCGCGCTTTGGCCATCTCGAACGCCTCCTGCTGTGGGGTGCTGGAGTTGGCCAGCTGGGCCAGCTGCATCTGCAGCGCTCCCATCGCCTGCAGCGCTGTGGCCAGCTGTGGTCCGGGGTTGCCGTCGGCGTCGAGCAATTGGTGCAGGCTGCTGAAGCGCTGCTGCAGGGCGGCCTGCCCGGCGGTTTGCGTCAGTTGGTCGGCGGCGGCCTCGGCCCCCAGTTCGGCCACTTTCTGCAGTTGCCGCGCGCGGCGGGAGTTGCCGATGTTGCCCACTTCGTCTGGGATCTCTGGCAGTTCGGGCGGCAGGAACAGGGTGTTCTCCCGGACCTCCTGCAGCAAGCGGGTAATCGGCGAGTTGGCCGCTGACAAGCCTGACAGGCGTTCAGCACCCGCGCCGGGTGCGCCCAAGGGTTCGAGCTGCAGCCTGGCGATGGCATTGATCCACTGGTCGGCGTAATCCTGGAAGTAGAGCGCTTCCATCTCGCTGCTCAGGCGTGCCAGATCGCGGGGGCTGAGGTCATCACTCTTGCCCAGCACCCAGTTGTCCTTGAGCATGTTGCGCACCAGGTCGGCGCCCTGGGCGAGGAACATCTGTTCGTAGCCGGCTTTGGTGTAAAAGCCGGGAATACGGTTGCTGCGTGAGGTAAGCAGCAACGCCTGCGGCCCCAGGTGCTGGTCCAGCCGGTATTCAGGCAGGCGCCGTGCCTGTTCGCGCAACATGCGATAGATAACGCTGGCCAGTGACTCGCCGCGCAACTGCTGGCGGGCGTCGGCGACCAGGCGCGGGTCCAGGGTGTAGGCGCTGAAGCCCGTTGCCAGCAAGCGCTCGAAGTGATCATCCAGACTGCTTTGCACGCTGTTGTTATTGGGGTAGCGCATGGACCATTCATCGGCCATCCAGCTCTGCAGGTAGGCGTTGTCGCGGCGCTCTTCGATGTTCAACATCAAATAGGCGCGCAGGCTGCCCAGCAGCAGCTCACGGTCGTGCATGTCATTGCGAATCTGCGCTTCCAGTTGCTTGCCTACCAGCGGCAGTAGGTAGCTCTGCAGGGCGTCGTGGTATGCCGCTTGCAACTGCGGGTTGACCTCGTCGGCCGGGTAAAGGCCCGCCTTTTCGTGCCAGCGCACCTCATCGGTTGGTGGAAATACCAGGGTGGCGGCGTAGCGGGTGTCGAGTTGCTTGAGCAACTGCGGGGCGTTGCTGTGCGCGCTGATACGAGCGGGCTCGGTATCGAAGTACTCGCTGAGCTGCCGCAGCTGTTCAAAGCGGTCGTGGTTGGCCGAGAAGCTCAACGCCCAGCTGGTGCCCAGGATCGCCAGCCCGGCGAAAGCGGCAGCGTACAGCACGCGCTGACGACGGTGCAGGCGTTTTATCTCCCGCTCGTCCAGACCGGCCAGTGCCGACTCGGGAAAGATCACTTCACTGAGCAGGCGCTGAATGAAATAACCCTGCTGGCGTTGCAGCGCGGGCAGCGGTGGTGTGGGCATGCCAAGGCTGCGGCTGAACTCGCTGTGCAGCGGGTTGTGGTCGCCATGCAGCTGCGGAGCACTGGTCAGGTAGAAACCGCGCAGTTGGGTCGCGCGTTGATAACGGTTGCCGGCGAAGGCCAGCTCAACGAACAGCCCAAGGTGCTCTGCCAGAGCGCCAAGCTGATGCGGGAAGTCGAGGATCCTGCCACGGCGCTGATTGTCCCGCTCCAGGTGCAGGCGGGGAATGATCTGGCTATTCAGGCGTTGCAGTAGCGCATCGAACTCGGTGCGTACCACGCCACTGTCAGTGCCATCTTGCTCCTTGCTGAAACTGGCGCCCATGACCTGGTGGCGCTCATCCTGGCTGAGGTGATCGAAGAACTCATCGAAGCCCAGCACCTGGTCGGACTTGCTGAGCACCAGGTAGACGGGCACATCCACACCCAGTTGTTGGTTGATTTCCAGCAGCCGCTGGCGCGTCTGGCGGGCCAGGGCTTCGAGCTCCATTTCATTGCCGCTGAGCAGCAGGTCACTTGGCAGGGTCACCAACACGCCATTGAGGTGACGACCGCGGCGTCGTTGCAGCAGCTTCAGCAGTGTGCGCCACCCCAGCGCGTCCAGGTCGCTGTCTGGCTGGGTCAGATAACGTCCGGCAGTATCAACGATGACCGCGTGCTCGGCAAAGTACCAGTCGGCGTAGTCGGTACCTTCAAGGCTACGGGTCATGCGTTGTTCGGCATTTTTGTTCAGCGGAAACTCCAGGCCGGAGTAATCCAGTAGGCTGGTTTTACCACTGGCTTCCGGCCCCAGCAGGAGATACCAGGGCAGGTCGCGCTTCCAGCGTTCGCTGCGGCCGCGGTACAGGCTGGAGGTCCGCAAGGTGCGCATGGCTTCACGAAAGCGCTCATGCAAGGTGACCTGCTGCTCGATGATCTGTTCTTCACGGCGCAGACGTGCCTGTGCCTGCTCGTCATCTTCCTCGGCCTTCTTGCGTTTATCACGCCGCCAGTTGAAGAACACCATGGCCAGACCCCAGGCCAGAAACAACAGGCTGATACTCAACAGTCGGCTGCCGGTTGATTGCCAGAAACGGTAGTCGCTAACCGCCAGCAAGGGGCCGGCGGTCCAGATGAACAGTGCCAGCAAGAGTACGCAGAGCAAGGTCCATACCCAGGTTTTACGCAGCGCCGCTGCGGTTTTTCGTGCAAATCCCTTCATTGTGCATTCTTCCCTGCAACAGATGGCGCCACGGTGTGCGCGCTTTCACTCGAAAACGGCGGCATGACACTGTCACGCTGCTCGTCCAGCACCCAGGCAAAGCCGCTATAGAGCACCAGCAGACAGGTCAGCGTCAGGGCGCCGACCAGCCACCATGGGGCGTAGCGCACCAGGCGACGGCCTTCACCCTTGAGGCCTTGCCAGTGCGGCGAGATTTCGCGCGGAACGTCGCCGCGAATCTGTCGAATCTGGCGGAACAGGCTGTCACGGATGTTCTCCAGCTCCAGTAACCCGCGCGGTAGAACGCGGTACTTGCCTTCAAAACCCAGTGACAGACAGACGTACATCAGCTCCAGCATGTCCAGGTGTTTGACCGGGTTGCGGGCCAGCCGGTCAAGCAGAATGAAGAACTTCTCACCGCCGAAGGTTTCGTTGTGAAAGCTGCTCAGCAAGCTCATTTGTGACCATTCGCTTTCATTGCCCCAGGGCGTGGTGACCACGGCTTCGTCGAGCGCGGTACACAGCACATAGCGCGCGCCCATGACCTGACCGCTATCGGTGCTTTCCTGCAGAGCGCGGTGCTCGAACAGCTTGATCTCGCTGACCAGCTTCTCCTTCAGTAGATAGAGGTCTTCGGACTGATGGCTGTGCTTGAGGCGAACGATTTCCGAGAGCAGGCCGGTAGCCATGCCCACCAGTGGATTGAGTCCCTGGTGGGATTGTTCCGCCGGTTTGACCCTGGCGGCATAAACCATCCGCTCTTCGAGCTTTTCATAACGCGGAGGGGCCGCAAAGTCGGTGAGCGTGCTGTTGGCCGGGCTGTGGCCGTGCCGGCTGAGAATGACCGTTTTGTCATCCTGACTGTATTCCATTTCCCTGATCATGTTCATTAGCTCCTGATGGCCCAGAAGGCCAGATCCAATCCGCTGATTTCACCCGACACATGGAAGGCGAAGCCGCCGGAGCGTTCGAGCTGGGCGAGTTCTTCGGAGGTGAATTCGAGGGCAAAGTAGGTTTTGCTGGAGTGGAACGGGATCTGCCGGGGCGCGACGGGCAAGGGTTTCACCTTGATACCCGGCAGATGCAGGTTGACCAACTGGCGAATGCGTTCCACTGCGCCGACCTTGAGGTGCGCGGGCAGGCGCTTGCGCAGCTCTTCGGAGTCGCACTGGGCGCTGGCGGCCAGCACGAAGGAGGCGCTGCCGAGCAACTTGGGGTCGTTGATCGGCGATACCTTGATGCCGTACTGACGCTGCTGCAACGGCAACTCGACAGCGTGCTGTTCCAGTACCATCGACAGCACCTGGCGAATGGCGTCCATCAGTTTACGGAAGCTCTGGCCCTGATCACTGTGCTGATAGCGACTGTCGTGCTTGGGCCGCTTGCTGTCACTGGAGTAGGTCGACAGCTCACCAAGCAGCGCCAACAGCTCGCGGTAGATATGCTCGGGGTGTACCTGTTCCAGGTTCAGCAGATGACGCAGCACCGGCTCGCTGCGGTTGATCAGCTGCAGCATCATGAAGTCACCCACTTCCGAGCTGCCCATCTTGCCGGTAGCACGGATACGTTCGGCCAGCATGTCGCCGCGATGCGCCAGCATGCTGACGACCTCCTTAAGGCACGACAACAGATAACTGCTGGCATGGCTGTGCAGGTAGGTAGCGACGTATTCCGGATTCAGACTGATGACCGCGTCGGGCGTGCTGTCCTGAATTTCGCAGACCTGCAGGCGCACAAAAGCCTGCTCGTTCGGGTGCTGACCCAGCAGCAGCTTGAAGTCAGGCTGGGCACAGCTGACCTGGCTGGCGCTGCCGTCACCGGCATTGGAGTCGGCCACTTCGTTTTCGTGGGCGGTGTAACGGGCCAGCACGTCCTTCTGGTTTGGGCGGCGGGTTTCCACATGGTTACTGGTGACCAGCGGCAGGGCCAGGTAAACCGGCGTGCTGCTGGTATTGGGCGGCACATCCAGCGCCAGCGGTTCCTTTTCATTGCCGATTTCGAACAGACTGCCATCGGGCAATACGCCGCTGGCGTGGCTGATAACCAGTTTGCCCATATTCAGAAACTGCGCGTCTATCTCCAGGCTGAAGAACCCCCAGGCGTGGCTCATCAGCTTCTGTGTGCGGCTTTTCAGTTGCTGGTCGTAGTACCTGTCGTTCTGTTGGAAATGCTGCGGACGCAACAGCATGCCTTCCTGCCAGACCACTTTTTGCATGCTCATGCCTCAGTCCTCTTCCCGGCTGGGGTCCAGCGCGCGAATACCATGCTCATCAAGCAGCAGCGCCACCGTGTTGCGGTCTTCGCTGTGCAGCGGCACAACGATGCGCCACTGCGCCTGCGGCAGATCGCGGTACGCGGCCAACACCGCCAGATAGCGGCTGTCGGGCGAGGCGGCCAGCTTGTAAGTGCGCTCCTCGCCGGGCCGCAGTTCGAGCTCTTCAATGGCGACCAGATCAGGCGCCAGTACTTCGCGCGGGCGCTGATACAGCGAGAAGAAATCCGCGTGCTCGAAGGCAACCGGGTTCTTCAGCTCGATCAGCTGCAGCACGATGGGCGAGGGGCGATCATTGATGTCGGGGTTGAGGCGCTCGCTACCCTGCAGGCTAAGGTCAACCTTGGTCAGATCGGAGTAGGGCGACAGGCTGGAGCAACCGCCAATCAGCACAGTGCAGAGCGCGGCAAGCAGGCAGCGGCTAACGAATGATGAAGACATGGTGATCATCCTTGATAAGAACTGTTGAGGGAGGCGAGCAGGCGCAGCTGCTCCTGATAGGCCTGGCTGAACTCGGCGCTGTAGAGCGTTTTGTGCCACTGCTCCTCGCGTTGCAGGCTTTGATGCAGGCGGCTGTAGGCGCGCCATTGGGCGCCGGCGGTATTCAATAGCGTGCCGCCGCCATCCTGTTCAAAGCGCAACTTGAGTTGCTCCGGCCCCAATTGCTCGAACAGGCCTTTGCTGGCTGCGCGGCTGGCGGCAATCAGCGCCACCTGGTGGGTTTGCACCTCGCCAAATGCGCCGGAGAGCAGTTGGTAAGCCGCTTCGTCCGTGCTGGTTTCGCGCAGCAGTCGATGCAAGGCGCCGGCGGTGTCCTGCGCCTGGAGCAGCGGTTGGGCGGCCAGCGAGTCGGTGTTCAGTTGCAGGTCGCGTTTGAGCTGGGTTTGCGTGTGCAGGTTCTGACGCAGCAGGGCCAGATTCTGCTTGAGCAGTTTGGCGCTTTTTACCGCCAGGGCTTCACGTTGCGCTTCGCTCAGGCTGTCCATGTTGATACCCAGTGCCGCGGCGAAGCTGTCCCAGAAACCCGAAGACAAGGCCGTAGGCGGAACGCTTTTGGCCGGTTGCTCGGGCTGGCGCAGCTCGGGGATCGGCAGGCTCTCCATGTCCACGCGGGCGTAATCGGCGCGCTGATCGGCGTAACTTGGTTGTGGCTGGTTGAGTAGGGCAAAGTCGTCGTTGCCGCGATAGTTCTGCTCGGGCTGATCCATGGCGTTGAGTGGATCCAGGTCGAGAAAAGCATCATCGGGAATCAGGCTTTCCGGTTGCTCGATCGGATCAGCCGGCTCGGCAAAGACGCTCGGGTCCTGAGCAAGGCGGGCGCGAATGTCGAAATCGCCCAGACAGTAGACCTGGCCGTGTTCCACGGCCTGGGGCTTGCCCTTGGGCAGGGCGGCTTCGCTGTCCTTGAGCAGAATGCCGTTGCTGCTGGTATCGGTGATATAGAACACGCCATTGTGAAAACTCACCTCGGCGTGTCGGCCTGAAACAACGCGCTTGCGGTCGGGGATAACCCAGTCGCAGTCCTCCGCACGGCCGATCACGCCGCCGGCCTGGCGAAAGGTTTTGCTGACGGGCAATCCCGGTTCGAATTGCTGCGCACTGACCACATCAAAGACCAGTTCCATTGCGTTATTGCTCCTTGCGACTAGAGGTCGCGTGCTGCTGTCTTGGGGTCGCCCAGGGGGCGATATTCATCATCGTCAAACTTGTGGTTGCCAGCGCAGGCGGCCAGCAGGGCGGTAAGCGCCAGGGCCATCAGGCAGCGGATAATGCGGGCAGTCATAGCCATGTTCCTTCGAGTTGACCAAGTTGTGTTGTGGGGGAAATGCCGTGTTCTTGTGTCATGGGCGCGCCTGAGCCTGAGCTCGATCCTTCAGCCTGAGGTCGGCGGCGTTGATGTTCAGGCGCTGCATGCGGTAGAGCAGGGTGCGGCGTGGCAGGCCCAGCTCGCTGGCGGCGCTGGTCTGGTTGCCCTGGTTCTTGCGCAGGCAGTCGAGCAGCAGGTTGCGTTCGACCTGCTCCAGCCGTTCACGCAAGGATCGGCTGCTGATGGGTTGCTGGCTGTCGGGCAGGCTGAAGTGCTCGGGCAGCAGTACATTGCCCTCGCACAGCAAGAGCGCGCGGGCGATCAAGCCCTTGAGTTCACGAACGTTGCCGGGGAAGTGGTAGCCGGCAAGGTGCTCCAGGGCTTCGTCGGACCAGCGGCACGGGCCGCGCTGCAAGAAGCAGCAGGCTTCCTTAGCAAAACGCCGGGCCAGCAACTGGATATCGGTACCACGCTCGCGTAACGGCGGGATCTCAATGGGAAAGTGGCCCAGGCGATAGAACAGGTCTTCGCGGAACTGGCCCTTGTCGACCAGGGTGCGCAGGTCGTGATGGCTGGCCGCAATGATGCGCACATCGACCTTGTGGGTGCGGTTGCTACCCAGCGGTCGCAATTCGCCTTCCTGCAATACGCGCAGCAGTTTGGCCTGCAGGCCGAGCGGCATATCGCCTATCTCATCCAGAAACAGGGTGCCGCCATCGGCCGCGTCGAACAGCCCGGCGCGATCCTGGTTCGCACCGGTAAAGGCGCCTTTCACATAGCCGAACAGCTCACTCTCCAGCAGGGCTTCAGGCAGTGCACTGCAGTTCTGCGCAATAAAGGCTTGGGAGCGGCGCAAGCCGTAATCGTGAATCGAGCGGGCCACCAACTCCTTGCCGGTGCCGGTTTCGCCGGCGACGATCACGCTGACGGGGTTGTGCAGTACCTTGCTGATCAGCCGATAGACACGTTGCATCGCGGGGCTGTCGCCGATCAGACCATAACCGCGCT
This region includes:
- the tssM gene encoding type VI secretion system membrane subunit TssM — protein: MKGFARKTAAALRKTWVWTLLCVLLLALFIWTAGPLLAVSDYRFWQSTGSRLLSISLLFLAWGLAMVFFNWRRDKRKKAEEDDEQAQARLRREEQIIEQQVTLHERFREAMRTLRTSSLYRGRSERWKRDLPWYLLLGPEASGKTSLLDYSGLEFPLNKNAEQRMTRSLEGTDYADWYFAEHAVIVDTAGRYLTQPDSDLDALGWRTLLKLLQRRRGRHLNGVLVTLPSDLLLSGNEMELEALARQTRQRLLEINQQLGVDVPVYLVLSKSDQVLGFDEFFDHLSQDERHQVMGASFSKEQDGTDSGVVRTEFDALLQRLNSQIIPRLHLERDNQRRGRILDFPHQLGALAEHLGLFVELAFAGNRYQRATQLRGFYLTSAPQLHGDHNPLHSEFSRSLGMPTPPLPALQRQQGYFIQRLLSEVIFPESALAGLDEREIKRLHRRQRVLYAAAFAGLAILGTSWALSFSANHDRFEQLRQLSEYFDTEPARISAHSNAPQLLKQLDTRYAATLVFPPTDEVRWHEKAGLYPADEVNPQLQAAYHDALQSYLLPLVGKQLEAQIRNDMHDRELLLGSLRAYLMLNIEERRDNAYLQSWMADEWSMRYPNNNSVQSSLDDHFERLLATGFSAYTLDPRLVADARQQLRGESLASVIYRMLREQARRLPEYRLDQHLGPQALLLTSRSNRIPGFYTKAGYEQMFLAQGADLVRNMLKDNWVLGKSDDLSPRDLARLSSEMEALYFQDYADQWINAIARLQLEPLGAPGAGAERLSGLSAANSPITRLLQEVRENTLFLPPELPEIPDEVGNIGNSRRARQLQKVAELGAEAAADQLTQTAGQAALQQRFSSLHQLLDADGNPGPQLATALQAMGALQMQLAQLANSSTPQQEAFEMAKARMQGQRDAINQVRSSAGNLPSPVSNWISLVAEDGWMLVLSDAHQYLNQRYRTELYSAYRTSLRQRYPFATDTDSDVDLADFRAFFKDQGIADAFFERYLSPFVSGTAGQYQLRRVDGRALPISREFLSQMNRVQTIRRSFFAEDPNEPSIVFKLEPYSLDSSLGRASFRYGNQQMEYRHGPIVQSAFRWPSRGEEERISLVVEDLGGRRMGMEQRSGAWSLFRLLDQMEVDYHTDRDVMLLKASLGGLRANYLLHSQRTPNPFDVAVLRGFELPARL
- the icmH gene encoding type IVB secretion system protein IcmH/DotU encodes the protein MIREMEYSQDDKTVILSRHGHSPANSTLTDFAAPPRYEKLEERMVYAARVKPAEQSHQGLNPLVGMATGLLSEIVRLKHSHQSEDLYLLKEKLVSEIKLFEHRALQESTDSGQVMGARYVLCTALDEAVVTTPWGNESEWSQMSLLSSFHNETFGGEKFFILLDRLARNPVKHLDMLELMYVCLSLGFEGKYRVLPRGLLELENIRDSLFRQIRQIRGDVPREISPHWQGLKGEGRRLVRYAPWWLVGALTLTCLLVLYSGFAWVLDEQRDSVMPPFSSESAHTVAPSVAGKNAQ
- the tssK gene encoding type VI secretion system baseplate subunit TssK, which translates into the protein MSMQKVVWQEGMLLRPQHFQQNDRYYDQQLKSRTQKLMSHAWGFFSLEIDAQFLNMGKLVISHASGVLPDGSLFEIGNEKEPLALDVPPNTSSTPVYLALPLVTSNHVETRRPNQKDVLARYTAHENEVADSNAGDGSASQVSCAQPDFKLLLGQHPNEQAFVRLQVCEIQDSTPDAVISLNPEYVATYLHSHASSYLLSCLKEVVSMLAHRGDMLAERIRATGKMGSSEVGDFMMLQLINRSEPVLRHLLNLEQVHPEHIYRELLALLGELSTYSSDSKRPKHDSRYQHSDQGQSFRKLMDAIRQVLSMVLEQHAVELPLQQRQYGIKVSPINDPKLLGSASFVLAASAQCDSEELRKRLPAHLKVGAVERIRQLVNLHLPGIKVKPLPVAPRQIPFHSSKTYFALEFTSEELAQLERSGGFAFHVSGEISGLDLAFWAIRS
- the tssJ gene encoding type VI secretion system lipoprotein TssJ → MSSSFVSRCLLAALCTVLIGGCSSLSPYSDLTKVDLSLQGSERLNPDINDRPSPIVLQLIELKNPVAFEHADFFSLYQRPREVLAPDLVAIEELELRPGEERTYKLAASPDSRYLAVLAAYRDLPQAQWRIVVPLHSEDRNTVALLLDEHGIRALDPSREED
- the tagH gene encoding type VI secretion system-associated FHA domain protein TagH; translation: MELVFDVVSAQQFEPGLPVSKTFRQAGGVIGRAEDCDWVIPDRKRVVSGRHAEVSFHNGVFYITDTSSNGILLKDSEAALPKGKPQAVEHGQVYCLGDFDIRARLAQDPSVFAEPADPIEQPESLIPDDAFLDLDPLNAMDQPEQNYRGNDDFALLNQPQPSYADQRADYARVDMESLPIPELRQPEQPAKSVPPTALSSGFWDSFAAALGINMDSLSEAQREALAVKSAKLLKQNLALLRQNLHTQTQLKRDLQLNTDSLAAQPLLQAQDTAGALHRLLRETSTDEAAYQLLSGAFGEVQTHQVALIAASRAASKGLFEQLGPEQLKLRFEQDGGGTLLNTAGAQWRAYSRLHQSLQREEQWHKTLYSAEFSQAYQEQLRLLASLNSSYQG
- a CDS encoding type VI secretion protein translates to MALALTALLAACAGNHKFDDDEYRPLGDPKTAARDL
- a CDS encoding sigma-54 interaction domain-containing protein, whose translation is MFDQLAQPLVYAESLLARFSHLATSSDSRSLQQQLVAAAAELSHCPLAQLYLLDKTHTQLTLCAEWLDGAPLQREASTLPSDYKDQQLLQYCLFQNQVLHVEALNSSLYATPFLPDTDRSWRSLLCLPLHDREQQLGGLLLIAQRDDRALEAFADSLRLLGDFAMGQLQLLQRLDNTPGTPPDIASSTISHQRGYGLIGDSPAMQRVYRLISKVLHNPVSVIVAGETGTGKELVARSIHDYGLRRSQAFIAQNCSALPEALLESELFGYVKGAFTGANQDRAGLFDAADGGTLFLDEIGDMPLGLQAKLLRVLQEGELRPLGSNRTHKVDVRIIAASHHDLRTLVDKGQFREDLFYRLGHFPIEIPPLRERGTDIQLLARRFAKEACCFLQRGPCRWSDEALEHLAGYHFPGNVRELKGLIARALLLCEGNVLLPEHFSLPDSQQPISSRSLRERLEQVERNLLLDCLRKNQGNQTSAASELGLPRRTLLYRMQRLNINAADLRLKDRAQAQARP